The following proteins are co-located in the Paenibacillus sp. JNUCC32 genome:
- a CDS encoding DUF2935 domain-containing protein, with protein sequence MVVLFRVPKGGVGLSDPFVVRSLDEIRFWSRIMKEHSFFLRLGFRCEDTQLINEANQFHAIFEDIERRSHAYQADTDPQTIRQFNSEVHNAAAHIWAFKRKVLGLILRCQLPGGTNFPLLVDHVSREANYFRNRLEELNNGRLEPLPDAIIDENVFFLKIMADHAKFIGHLLDPSERKLVEQAREFSQDFDTLMFQAIDLSSMRPESQTHPLLSQFVDENRVSVKSLRDFKKTARDLIEECRIKSIIHPLLADHVFREAERFLFILDMFDRSLSGVKVNKKEIMH encoded by the coding sequence ATGGTTGTCTTATTTCGTGTGCCGAAAGGTGGGGTAGGGTTGTCGGATCCTTTTGTAGTCAGGTCATTAGACGAAATACGTTTTTGGTCACGCATTATGAAAGAACATTCCTTTTTTCTTCGATTAGGATTTAGATGTGAAGATACGCAGTTAATCAATGAGGCTAATCAATTTCATGCCATCTTTGAGGATATTGAAAGAAGATCACATGCATATCAAGCAGATACCGATCCACAAACAATTCGACAGTTTAATTCAGAAGTTCACAATGCCGCTGCACACATTTGGGCATTTAAGAGGAAGGTACTTGGACTTATACTTAGGTGCCAGCTCCCTGGGGGGACAAATTTCCCGTTGCTTGTAGATCATGTTAGCCGAGAAGCAAATTACTTTAGAAATCGGTTAGAGGAACTCAATAACGGGAGACTTGAGCCATTACCCGATGCGATTATCGATGAAAATGTCTTTTTCCTAAAAATCATGGCTGACCATGCAAAATTTATAGGTCATCTGCTTGATCCATCGGAGCGAAAATTAGTGGAACAAGCAAGGGAGTTTAGCCAAGACTTTGATACGTTGATGTTTCAAGCCATTGACCTAAGTTCCATGCGTCCAGAATCGCAAACCCATCCATTACTAAGTCAATTTGTTGATGAAAACCGAGTTTCAGTCAAATCATTGCGCGATTTTAAGAAAACTGCGCGCGACTTAATTGAAGAGTGCCGAATCAAAAGCATCATTCATCCTTTATTAGCAGATCATGTTTTCCGTGAAGCTGAGCGATTCTTATTTATCCTAGACATGTTCGATCGGTCATTATCTGGCGTGAAGGTGAACAAGAAAGAAATCATGCATTAA
- a CDS encoding YmaF family protein codes for MEIQITGFVVHSDNPDSSHSHQLFLTSWDGRPVNVHVHPFQGDTSFDVGHFHHYVGITEPAPSGVPHVHNYHAQTSFNDQHKHLIRGTTGPAIPLAGGGHYHYFEGYTTVDGRIPHAHRYSGNTGDEQG; via the coding sequence ATGGAAATACAAATAACGGGCTTTGTTGTTCATTCCGATAACCCTGACTCCAGTCATTCCCACCAACTCTTTCTAACATCTTGGGATGGAAGACCGGTTAATGTTCATGTCCATCCCTTTCAAGGAGATACCTCTTTTGACGTTGGACATTTCCATCATTACGTGGGTATAACTGAACCAGCTCCAAGCGGCGTGCCGCACGTCCATAATTACCATGCCCAAACATCATTTAATGACCAGCACAAGCACTTGATTAGAGGAACAACCGGGCCCGCCATTCCATTGGCAGGCGGTGGGCACTACCATTATTTTGAAGGTTATACCACCGTAGATGGCAGGATCCCACATGCTCATCGTTATAGCGGGAACACAGGTGATGAACAAGGGTAA
- a CDS encoding sporulation protein Cse60 has product MLKTLKVELFSDSNLDDLQDQVNEFLYNIHPDDVKDIKLSSADGTYDILVIYKE; this is encoded by the coding sequence ATGCTAAAAACATTGAAGGTCGAGCTCTTTAGCGATTCCAATCTGGACGATTTGCAGGATCAGGTGAATGAATTCCTGTATAACATTCATCCTGACGATGTGAAGGATATTAAGCTTTCATCGGCAGACGGAACATACGATATTTTGGTCATATATAAAGAATAG
- a CDS encoding WGxxGxxG family protein: MKKICMSFLAAMSIACMLVVPVSAENNNRNANDMNTNNVNARSYNTNAATNDNDTDWGWLGLIGLAGLAGLRRRTPERH, encoded by the coding sequence ATGAAGAAAATCTGCATGTCTTTTCTAGCGGCTATGAGCATTGCTTGCATGTTGGTTGTCCCTGTTTCCGCTGAAAACAACAACAGGAATGCAAATGACATGAACACAAACAACGTTAACGCTAGAAGTTATAACACCAACGCAGCCACCAATGATAACGATACAGACTGGGGTTGGCTTGGATTAATTGGTCTTGCCGGTCTTGCTGGGTTAAGACGCCGTACCCCGGAGCGCCATTAA